The following nucleotide sequence is from Lathamus discolor isolate bLatDis1 chromosome Z, bLatDis1.hap1, whole genome shotgun sequence.
ACCGTGGTGTACCGGCACCGTGGTGTACCGGCACTGTGCTGTACCAGCTCCGTGCGTGTACCGGCTCCGTGCGTGTACCGGCACCGTGCGTGTACCGGCTCCGTGCTGTACCGGCACCGTGCTGTACCGGCACCGTGCGTGTACCGGCACCGTGCGTGTACCGGCTCCGTGCTGTACCGGCACCGTGCGTGTACCGGCACCGTGTGTGTACCGGCACCGTGCGTGTACAGGCACCGTGCTGTACTGGCACCGTGTTGTACTGGTACCGTGGTGTTGTACCGGCACCGTGTAACCCGCCTTTTGTCCCGCAGCGCTGCTTGTGCGGCCCCTGGAGAAGGATCACGTCATGGCCCGGAGGCTGCGCTTGATGCAATTCCTGTCACGGGTCGAGGAAGGCGAGAACCTCGGTGCGTCCCCAACCCTCCCAGTAGTGCCCCGGGGGGAAGAAGCCGCAGTGTGGGCCTGCAGCCCATTGTCCATGTGCTCTGTCCCATTAGTAACGAGGAGCAGCATTTCTGTGCAGAGCACAAGCCCGGGCTGAAGCTGTTCAGCTGTAGTAGCTTTTCCCTGAAGGCAAGGGTCTGAAGAACGTGGCTTTTCATGTCTGCGTCGTGCTGCCGTAACCAGGAGCAGTGCCCTAGATCCCAAGCTCCCAGTCTGTCCTGTTAGCCAGACACACACCAACGTTAGTGTACATAtccaggttagatgtaaggaagaagtccttCACTGTGAAGGTGGCAAGGccctggaataggttgcccacagaagtgGTGAAtcctccatccttggcagtgttcagggccaggttggacagacccttgggtggcatggtctagtgtgaggtgtccctatggcaggggattggaccTGGATGATGTTAAGCTCCTtttctccaacccaaactattccatgattctgcaGTTCTGTGATTGTGGCTTTAGCTCACCCTCGTTGCTTCTGCAACACTCCCCCGTGTCAGTTATTAATAGGCATGTGGTGCTTCTGTAGCTTCCTATGCTTAGGGGTGGGTCTTGCAGTTTAGGCCCTTGGCAGACAGCCTTCCATTCCTTCTCACCTTCGTCCTCAGTAGCTGTAGGATTTGCAGTCAGAACAAGCAAACAAGTGACTAGGTCTCTGTAAGATGTCTGTGAACTCACAAAACAGAGCTCTGGTTTCTTGTAGATTGCACTTTTGATAAAGAGTCGGACCTCACCCCTCTGGAATCAGCAATTGGTGTCCTGGAGCTTATTCATAGAGAATTCGTTGTGACTCAGGAGACAATGGAAACTCTTCGGGAAATGGTGAAGGAAGCTGTAAGATGTTTTTGAACAAATACTCTGTTTTACAAAAGTCTTGTGTAAATGACAGTGCAAATTGCCTCAGATACAGAATACCATCATTAGGGCTGACGTGTCTGCAAATGTGCATCTTCAGTGCATGTGCTTCTTCATCAGTTAATGTAGAAAAGTTTCTTTGTAAGTTGGTAGTAAGCTGTTACCTGTGCTGTGCTTGATGATCATATGTGCTTTTCCAAAGTGGATCTACAGAGTATGGTCAGTTCAGTGTCAACAGAGAaaatggtttttgttttctcctgtagGCTGTTATTGTCTGCATCAGAAACAGAGAGTTTGAGAAAGCTACAGAAATTGTCGAGAGGCATACAGGGAAGGAGCCCAGAAGCCAGGTGAGTCTGTGCTGGAATGAGAGGCAGCTGCTTGAGCACTGTCTGGTATGTCctgtggggtgctggggagcaggggtACCTGGAGGAGTTTCTGGTATGTCTTACAGCGTGGGCGGTATGACACCTGAGGGTGTAAGAGGTTTCCTTGAGAAGCACGCCCCTTAGGGATaccaagacaagaaaaaagggTAAAGGTTCCAAAACTGGAATTAAAGAGTCCTCCTTGAGCAATGGACCCTCAGTGCTTTGCATTTCTCAAGCATATCGATCATCTGTGAAGCTCCCTCTGTTACTTGCATTCTCACGTATCTCCATGGGTCTTCCAGGTATTGGTATTCATCCTTTACCTCAAGGAAAGCTCAAGCTCATGTGTAGAGCCTGAATTGGTAAGGATTGGTTCTGAAAGCAGGAGTCCTCATTCCTCTTTCTGTAGGCAGTGAAATGTCTtgggtgctggagcagaaagTCAGGATTGATGAAACAAGGTGATGGTCCTGTCCCTCTGGCCTTTTCCCAGCCTTGTCTCCGTGTAAAGTAGTTGTGCCTGGAGAATCTCAAATAGGAAGGGGTCAGGCTTCACCTCGATCCTAGATCCTGTGTTTATATCCTTGTGTCTATTCAGAGCATTCTTACCTCTcctctagaaaaaaaagaaagagttgCTGACTGTCATCCAGGACAAGGATTGCAATCATCCAGTGGTCAGAAACTTCTCTTACAAGGACTTCCAGCGGAGAACATTTCAGTTCCTGGAGACTTACATGGATGATTCGGAGCCCCTGCTGCAAACGGTATGTGTCTGCCTTGCTTACCTGGCTTCTCAAAACAGCACAGGGTACAGATATGGGGGGAACCAGTGCTTCCTTTGCTAGAAGGCAATGAAATACAGGAATTTGGGTTTTATATGCCTTCTGTATCAAATAATGAGTTTGAGCTTAGACACCTAATTAATGGTGGATTAAAtccaaaataccccaaaatCAGTCTATTCCAGAAAGGTTTCTAGAGGGGAATGCATCTTTCAGTCTGTATAACAAGTTTTAATTGATAGGCATGAACTCTGTACCTGGTGCTGATTTAGCTGCAGATGGCAGCTAAAAATGCCTTTGAGAGGAGATGACACTGGGTGGCAGTACAAGAAATCATCTTGTAATGGTTATGTGCTTTTTCTCTGTCCAAGATGATTAAAAAGACTTTGAGGTCAGAACATGCAAAAAAACCAAGACGCCCGTCAGTGACTCCTGAGTCTGCAAATCAGCCAAAGGATGATACTCTGGAGCCGTCGGGAGGGGCAAAGGGCCCAGCAGGGGCTCCAGAGCCTGCAGAAATGGCAGAAGACGTGGAGggagctcccagccctgcagaaagggcACATGACCACATAGCAGCTTCAGATCTTGGGGAAGGAACTAGTGACTTTGCAACAGCGTCTGAGCCTATGGAAGAGGGTACTGACACAGAAGCAACTCCTGATCATATAACAGCGGCGGATAATAACTTGGAAGATGCATCAGAGCCTATGCAAATATCTAaagaacaagcagcagcagcaactccaGAACTTCCAGCTGCTGACCCAGCAGCAACTCCACAACCTCCGGGAGTATCTTCCAGGGACTCGAAAAGGTGAGCAGAGGAATCTGGCCCTGCACTGTGGATAAAGTGTGGCAACAGTTCTCTTCCAGTCAGTAGTTTCCTCTCTCCAGGTAGCTCTTAACTTCCCCagtgccagccccagcaggTCTGCCCAAGCAATCCCCGGAGGTGCTGAGTGTAAGACTTCTGTTCGGATCACAGTAAAAGTGTTCAgttggtttgggtgttttttctggAGATACTGCAAACCAGGGAGGGAGGGCAGTGGCTGCCAGCATGTTTGCTCTCACAGAGCAGCGTTTGGTGTCTGTATGGCTCAACCCTTATTTGAGAATAGCACATGGGCATGTTCTCTCAAGACCTGCTTCCTTGCTGCACCACCTGGTTTAAAGGGAGGGAGGACTGAAGGGCTGGGAATGCCTTCTTCACTGAATTTTATTTGCACCCTGGGGTCAGTTTTTGAGGGTCACACCCTTGGGGAAAAGCCTGATTTCAGTGAATTGGAGCCACTTTGGTGATATTTCCTCAACCTGCtcagttctgtttgttttgtaggCGGCCCTCTGGAACTGTAACCACGTATGGGATTT
It contains:
- the TERF2 gene encoding telomeric repeat-binding factor 2 isoform X2, encoding MIRRHRSFGRGCGSVPGAMVGKRRRAPQADAVGERGGLPEEAVVNGHVLQFYFHQAVAAYRAGRNRDFRQLRDVMQALLVRPLEKDHVMARRLRLMQFLSRVEEGENLDCTFDKESDLTPLESAIGVLELIHREFVVTQETMETLREMAVIVCIRNREFEKATEIVERHTGKEPRSQKKKKELLTVIQDKDCNHPVVRNFSYKDFQRRTFQFLETYMDDSEPLLQTMIKKTLRSEHAKKPRRPSVTPESANQPKDDTLEPSGGAKGPAGAPEPAEMAEDVEGAPSPAERAHDHIAASDLGEGTSDFATASEPMEEGTDTEATPDHITAADNNLEDASEPMQISKEQAAAATPELPAADPAATPQPPGVSSRDSKRRPSGTVTTYGISVLREAFKILSDSRDSGALFTKLDETDFSFPKQLSPSVSHRTKKRKEAEKQDSDISDPPEIIRKTRRLYTISKLVMERDSQCSELSERPDSSQEPVVSSASRPVQKLRDQRVPTKSAKSFRRKWNSTQGLEEKESWSEEEELFPGAASFETASNNSTIFGSKKQKWTVEESEWIKEGVRKFGEGRWKAICQKYPFQNRTAVMIKDRWRTMKKLGIL
- the TERF2 gene encoding telomeric repeat-binding factor 2 isoform X1; the protein is MIRRHRSFGRGCGSVPGAMVGKRRRAPQADAVGERGGLPEEAVVNGHVLQFYFHQAVAAYRAGRNRDFRQLRDVMQALLVRPLEKDHVMARRLRLMQFLSRVEEGENLDCTFDKESDLTPLESAIGVLELIHREFVVTQETMETLREMVKEAAVIVCIRNREFEKATEIVERHTGKEPRSQKKKKELLTVIQDKDCNHPVVRNFSYKDFQRRTFQFLETYMDDSEPLLQTMIKKTLRSEHAKKPRRPSVTPESANQPKDDTLEPSGGAKGPAGAPEPAEMAEDVEGAPSPAERAHDHIAASDLGEGTSDFATASEPMEEGTDTEATPDHITAADNNLEDASEPMQISKEQAAAATPELPAADPAATPQPPGVSSRDSKRRPSGTVTTYGISVLREAFKILSDSRDSGALFTKLDETDFSFPKQLSPSVSHRTKKRKEAEKQDSDISDPPEIIRKTRRLYTISKLVMERDSQCSELSERPDSSQEPVVSSASRPVQKLRDQRVPTKSAKSFRRKWNSTQGLEEKESWSEEEELFPGAASFETASNNSTIFGSKKQKWTVEESEWIKEGVRKFGEGRWKAICQKYPFQNRTAVMIKDRWRTMKKLGIL
- the TERF2 gene encoding telomeric repeat-binding factor 2 isoform X3, coding for MIRRHRSFGRGCGSVPGAMVGKRRRAPQADAVGERGGLPEEAVVNGHVLQFYFHQAVAAYRAGRNRDFRQLRDVMQALLVRPLEKDHVMARRLRLMQFLSRVEEGENLDCTFDKESDLTPLESAIGVLELIHREFVVTQETMETLREMVKEAAVIVCIRNREFEKATEIVERHTGKEPRSQKKKKELLTVIQDKDCNHPVVRNFSYKDFQRRTFQFLETYMDDSEPLLQTMIKKTLRSEHAKKPRRPSVTPESANQPKDDTLEPSGGAKGPAGAPEPAEMAEDVEGAPSPAERAHDHIAASDLGEGTSDFATASEPMEEGTDTEATPDHITAADNNLEDASEPMQISKEQAAAATPELPAADPAATPQPPGVSSRDSKRTKKRKEAEKQDSDISDPPEIIRKTRRLYTISKLVMERDSQCSELSERPDSSQEPVVSSASRPVQKLRDQRVPTKSAKSFRRKWNSTQGLEEKESWSEEEELFPGAASFETASNNSTIFGSKKQKWTVEESEWIKEGVRKFGEGRWKAICQKYPFQNRTAVMIKDRWRTMKKLGIL